In Corylus avellana chromosome ca2, CavTom2PMs-1.0, the following proteins share a genomic window:
- the LOC132171655 gene encoding WUSCHEL-related homeobox 13, with product MTEFNVMEWEKQGGHDRHHHHHHHHQQQQQPQQEREENGSVGNIDVNGNGNGGMLYVKVMTDEQLETLRKQIAVYASICEQLVEMHKNLTAQQDLAGVRLGNIYCDPLMTSAGHKITSRQRWTPTPVQLQILERIFEQGTGTPSKQKIKDITSELSQHGQISETNVYNWFQNRRARSKRKQQNAASNTAESEVETEVDSPKDKKTKPEEFHSQQNSDPRAEDLCFQNPEISSDLHFLDPQSSKEETMFPTDGGLKPARGLGQLSFYDGLLTNPRNDHLTGKMEVPGSYSIYHHSEDYGM from the exons atgACCGAGTTTAACGTGATGGAGTGGGAGAAGCAGGGAGGACATGACcgtcatcatcaccatcatcatcatcatcagcagcagcagcagccgcAGCAAGAGAGGGAAGAGAATGGGAGTGTTGGTAATATCGACGTTAATGGGAATGGGAATGGTGGGATGTTGTATGTGAAGGTTATGACGGATGAGCAGTTGGAGACTCTTCGCAAGCAGATTGCTGTTTACGCCTCAATCTGCGAGCAACTAGTTGAGATGCACAAGAACCTCACTGCCCAACAAGATCTCGCAG GAGTGAGGCTGGGCAATATATACTGTGACCCTTTAATGACATCTGCTGGCCACAAAATTACTTCCAGACAGCGGTGGACTCCAACACCTGTACAGCTTCAGATTCTGGAGCGTATATTTGAGCAAGGGACTGGAACCCCAAGCAAGCAGAAGATCAAAGACATAACCTCTGAACTGAGTCAGCATGGCCAAATTTCAGAAACAAATGTCTATAATTGGTTCCAGAACAGGCGTGCTCGATCAAAACGGAAGCAACAAAATGCAGCATCGAACACTGCTGAATCAGAAGTAGAGACAGAAGTTGATTCACCTAAAGATAAGAAGACAAAACCAGAGGAATTTCACTCCCAACAGAACTCAGATCCTAGGGCTGAAGATTTGTGCTTCCAGAACCCAGAGATAAGCTCTGATTTGCACTTCTTAGATCCACAGAGTAGTAAAGAAGAGACTATGTTTCCTACAGATGGCGGCTTAAAACCTGCTAGAGGCTTAGGCCAGCTCTCCTTTTACGATGGTTTGCTAACAAATCCAA GAAACGACCACCTGACTGGAAAGATGGAAGTGCCAGGGAGCTATAGTATTTATCACCATTCAGAAGATTATGGCATGTAG
- the LOC132168915 gene encoding polypyrimidine tract-binding protein homolog 2-like isoform X3, with translation MADVAGNVLLVTIEGDDAHLVSIDDVHLLFSAFGYVQKIITFEKAGFQALVQFSDTEAASSAKNTRDGRGIPSYLLPDDVGPCTTRITYSAHTDLSVKFQSHQSRDYTDCFLPIAPSAIDRSGQSTVALDGKKLEPESNVLLASIDNMQNAGTLDVLHMDALASAKVSPPMSARIQVSSSEMKDSFIQEYLNVLNTANKESLKRLKGIGEKRATYILELRDEKPEPFKSLDDLKEIGLSEKQIQGLMKKVGAELMLRR, from the exons ATGGCAGATGTTGCTGGAAATGTACTGCTGGTAACAATAGAGGGCGACGATGCACACCTTGTCAGCATCGATGATGTACACTTG CTTTTTTCAGCTTTTGGATATGTGCAAAAGATTATAACCTTTGAGAAAGCCGGATTCCAG GCACTGGTACAATTTTCAGATACAGAGGCAGCCTCTTCTGCGAAGAATACCCGTGATGGAAGAGGAATTCCTAG TTATCTTCTTCCTGATGATGTGGGACCATGTACTACTAGGATCACATATTCTGCACACACAGATTTGAGCGTGAAATTCCAGAGCCACCAGAGCAG GGACTACACTGATTGTTTCCTTCCTATTGCTCCATCAGCCATTGACAGAAGTGGTCAG TCAACGGTGGCGTTGGATGGGAAAAAATTAGAACCAGAGAGCAATGTTCTTCTTGCATCTATTGATAACATGCAGAATGCTGGCACCTTGGACGTTTTACACATG gATGCTCTTGCTAGCGCAAAAGTCTCACCACCAATGAGTGCAAGAATACAAGTGTCAAGTTCTGAAATGAAG GACTCCTTTATTCAAGAATATCTTAATGTTCTAAATACAGCGAACAA GGAGAGCTTGAAAAGGCTAAAGGGAATTGGAGAGAAGAGGGCTACCTATATTCTTGAACTTCGTGACGAAAAACCCGAACCATTTAAGAGC CTTGATGATCTGAAAGAAATTGGACTTTCAGAAAAGCAG ATACAAGGATTAATGAAAAAGGTGGGTGCAGAGCTTATGCTTCGTAGATAG
- the LOC132168915 gene encoding polypyrimidine tract-binding protein homolog 2-like isoform X1, translating into MCVCLLSPFLNTGSFFPTLPPQLPIPTILMLFSAFGYVQKIITFEKAGFQALVQFSDTEAASSAKNTRDGRGIPSYLLPDDVGPCTTRITYSAHTDLSVKFQSHQSRDYTDCFLPIAPSAIDRSGQSTVALDGKKLEPESNVLLASIDNMQNAGTLDVLHMDALASAKVSPPMSARIQVSSSEMKDSFIQEYLNVLNTANKESLKRLKGIGEKRATYILELRDEKPEPFKSLDDLKEIGLSEKQIQGLMKKVGAELMLRR; encoded by the exons ATGTGTGTTTGTCTCCTTTCTCCTTTCCTTAACACTGGCTCTTTCTTCCCTACTCTTCCTCCTCAACTTCCTATACCTACCATTCTAATG CTTTTTTCAGCTTTTGGATATGTGCAAAAGATTATAACCTTTGAGAAAGCCGGATTCCAG GCACTGGTACAATTTTCAGATACAGAGGCAGCCTCTTCTGCGAAGAATACCCGTGATGGAAGAGGAATTCCTAG TTATCTTCTTCCTGATGATGTGGGACCATGTACTACTAGGATCACATATTCTGCACACACAGATTTGAGCGTGAAATTCCAGAGCCACCAGAGCAG GGACTACACTGATTGTTTCCTTCCTATTGCTCCATCAGCCATTGACAGAAGTGGTCAG TCAACGGTGGCGTTGGATGGGAAAAAATTAGAACCAGAGAGCAATGTTCTTCTTGCATCTATTGATAACATGCAGAATGCTGGCACCTTGGACGTTTTACACATG gATGCTCTTGCTAGCGCAAAAGTCTCACCACCAATGAGTGCAAGAATACAAGTGTCAAGTTCTGAAATGAAG GACTCCTTTATTCAAGAATATCTTAATGTTCTAAATACAGCGAACAA GGAGAGCTTGAAAAGGCTAAAGGGAATTGGAGAGAAGAGGGCTACCTATATTCTTGAACTTCGTGACGAAAAACCCGAACCATTTAAGAGC CTTGATGATCTGAAAGAAATTGGACTTTCAGAAAAGCAG ATACAAGGATTAATGAAAAAGGTGGGTGCAGAGCTTATGCTTCGTAGATAG
- the LOC132168915 gene encoding polypyrimidine tract-binding protein homolog 2-like isoform X2 — protein sequence MCVCLLSPFLNTGSFFPTLPPQLPIPTILMLFSAFGYVQKIITFEKAGFQALVQFSDTEAASSAKNTRDGRGIPSYLLPDDVGPCTTRITYSAHTDLSVKFQSHQSRDYTDCFLPIAPSAIDRSGQSTVVLDGKKLEPESNVLLASIDNMQNAGTLDVLHMDALASAKVSPPIGARIQVSTSEMKDSFIQEYLNVLNTANKESLKRLKGIGEKRATYILELRDEIPEPFKSLDDLKEIGLSEKQIQGLMKRWVQSLFDR from the exons ATGTGTGTTTGTCTCCTTTCTCCTTTCCTTAACACTGGCTCTTTCTTCCCTACTCTTCCTCCTCAACTTCCTATACCTACCATTCTAATG CTTTTTTCAGCTTTTGGATATGTGCAAAAGATTATAACCTTTGAGAAAGCCGGATTCCAG GCACTGGTACAATTTTCAGATACAGAGGCAGCCTCTTCTGCGAAGAATACCCGTGATGGAAGAGGAATTCCTAG TTATCTTCTTCCTGATGATGTGGGACCATGTACTACTAGGATCACATATTCTGCACACACAGATTTGAGCGTGAAATTCCAGAGCCACCAGAGCAG GGACTACACTGATTGTTTCCTTCCTATTGCTCCATCAGCCATTGACAGAAGTGGTCAG TCAACGGTGGTGTTGGATGGGAAAAAATTAGAACCAGAGAGCAATGTTCTTCTTGCATCTATTGATAACATGCAGAATGCTGGCACCTTGGACGTTTTACACATG gATGCTCTCGCTAGCGCAAAAGTTTCACCACCAATCGGTGCAAGAATACAAGTGTCAACTTCTGAAATGAAG GACTCCTTTATTCAAGAATATCTTAATGTTCTAAATACAGCAAACAA GGAGAGCTTGAAAAGACTAAAGGGAATTGGAGAGAAGAGGGCTACCTATATTCTTGAACTTCGTGACGAAATACCCGAACCATTTAAGAGT CTTGATGATCTGAAAGAAATTGGACTTTCAGAAAAGCAG ATACAGGGATTAATGAAAAGGTGGGTGCAGAGCTTATTTGATAGATAA
- the LOC132168916 gene encoding uncharacterized protein LOC132168916: MVELEDPTEAYIRDLLVSSGLYDGSSDTSFFRWDTFAKPISNSVFEEVEESYRKSAKDDNEKVDHKLLLDLLNQTLSTILGPLSIMSTFKRKMIHSSILPTLRGRRLLDRVWEIIRVYLHHSTDKSLSSLDSMVTQDLGSTPWSVLMDDEINVLGREMEFHIIGDLVEEIVKDMKL; encoded by the coding sequence ATGGTTGAGCTGGAGGACCCAACAGAAGCTTACATAAGAGATCTTCTTGTTTCTTCTGGCTTGTATGATGGATCATCTGATACATCCTTTTTCAGATGGGACACGTTTGCAAAGCCAATCAGTAACTCCGTGTTTGAAGAAGTGGAAGAATCTTATAGAAAATCGGCCAAGGATGACAATGAGAAGGTAGATCACAAGCTGCTACTTGATTTATTAAATCAAACACTTTCAACTATTCTTGGACCACTTTCGATCATGTCtacattcaaaagaaaaatgattcaTTCCTCTATCCTCCCGACTTTGCGTGGAAGGAGGTTATTGGATCGTGTGTGGGAGATTATCCGTGTGTATTTACACCATTCAACGGACAAATCTCTTTCCTCTCTTGATAGTATGGTGACCCAGGATCTGGGATCAACCCCTTGGTCTGTTCTGATGGATGATGAGATTAATGTTTTGGGAAGAGAGATGgaatttcatataattggaGATTTGGTTGAGGAAATTGTGAAGGACATGAAACTATAA